One stretch of Hevea brasiliensis isolate MT/VB/25A 57/8 chromosome 12, ASM3005281v1, whole genome shotgun sequence DNA includes these proteins:
- the LOC110636701 gene encoding LOW QUALITY PROTEIN: F-box protein FBW2 (The sequence of the model RefSeq protein was modified relative to this genomic sequence to represent the inferred CDS: inserted 2 bases in 1 codon) — protein sequence MDEASDYRCWDELIPDALALIFRNLSLQEILTVIPRVCKSWGRAVSGPYCWQEIDIEEWSKSRQPHHLDRMLRMLITRSCGSLRKLSVTGISNNSIFSFLVEHAGSLENLQVPRSEISDSIVEQIAGKLSTITFLDVSYCNKIGAQALETIGKHCKLLLVLYRNMELSSSADQFPLDDEARAIAATMPKLKHLEIAYHRLSGKESVLKILSSCPELEFVNLTGCWNVKLDSNFLKEKFPKVRVLGPHLLEDLLDAAERFAXRIDEMWDDEQRLEELEFRFYEGIEYAELYGWPPSP from the exons ATGGACGAGGCAAGTGATTATCGCTGTTGGGATGAGCTGATACCAGATGCCCTTGCTCTAATCTTTAGAAATCTTTCTCTACAAGAGATACTAACAGTGATCCCAAGGGTTTGCAAATCATGGGGCAGAGCAGTTTCAGGGCCATATTGTTGGCAAGAGATAGACATCGAGGAATGGAGTAAAAGTCGCCAGCCTCACCACCTTGATCGCATGCTTCGAATGTTGATCACTCGAAGCTGTGGATCCCTCCGCAAGCTCTCTGTCACTGGCATTTCCAATAATTCTATTTTCTCATTCCTCGTTGAGCA TGCTGGATCCCTTGAGAATTTGCAAGTGCCAAGAAGCGAAATAAGCGATTCAATTGTTGAGCAGATTGCTGGAAAACTTTCAACAATCACTTTCTTGGATGTGAGCTATTGCAATAAAATCGGTGCTCAAGCTTTAGAGACCATTGGAAAACATTGTAAATTGCTTCTGGTCCTGTACCGGAACATGGAGCTATCATCTTCAGCAGACCAGTTCCCACTAGATGATGAGGCTCGTGCCATTGCTGCCACTATGCCTAAGCTGAAGCATTTAGAAATTGCTTACCATCGCCTCAGCGGCAAAGAAAGCGTGTTGAAGATCCTTTCAAGCTGCCCTGAGCTCGAGTTTGTGAATTTGACAGGATGCTGGAATGTGAAACTTGATAGCAACTTCCTCAAGGAGAAGTTCCCAAAAGTGAGAGTTTTGGGGCCTCATCTACTAGAGGATCTACTAGACGCTGCTGAGCGCTTTGC TCGTATTGATGAAATGTGGGATGATGAGCAAAGGCTGGAGGAGCTTGAGTTCAGGTTCTATGAAGGAATTGAGTATGCTGAATTATATGGTTGGCCTCCATCTCCATAG